One Perca flavescens isolate YP-PL-M2 chromosome 14, PFLA_1.0, whole genome shotgun sequence genomic window carries:
- the gdf6b gene encoding growth/differentiation factor 6-B — translation MWACSRPPPRPFFKLCTACPPKLCALCGAATCCRVDAEFSSGFARGPRGHSSGSGSDSGRDQRMDLYHFAFLCGALLFLWEIPCFHTLAIFPPAAPKSSKVSRIFDGQEASKYFKDFYAPPSIDRNNKATSKDSIEPHDYMLSIYKTFSTAERLGLNASFFRSSKAANTIASFVDSGQDDLPLSPLRRQQYLFDVSTLSKKAEVLGAELRIYTKVSGNFRISETEPVDIQLLSCHDRQLLDSKTLDLQDSKRPKWEVLDVWEIFKEQQHLSQGKHFCLELRAMLDNPERELDLQLLGLHRHGRPQQKKAILVVFTRSKKRQTLFSERREGRALLGLERKAKERDPGTKASRRRRTAASKTRHGKRHGKKSKSRCSKKPLHVNFRDLGWDDWIIAPLDYEAYHCEGVCDFPLRSHLEPTNHAIIQTLMNSMNPSNMPPSCCAPSKLSPISILYIDSGNNVVYKQYEDMVVESCGCR, via the exons ATGTGGGCGTGTTCtcgcccccccccccgccctttttttaaactttgcacCGCCTGTCCTCCGAAACTGTGCGCACTTTGCGGAGCAGCCACTTGCTGCAGAGTGGATGCAGAGTTCAGCTCCGGCTTTGCCCGTGGTCCCCGCGGCCACAGCTCAGGCTCTGGCTCTGATTCAGGACGAGACCAGAGGATGGATCTCTATCACTTTGCCTTTCTCTGCGGGGCTCTGCTGTTTCTTTGGGAAATCCCCTGTTTTCACACTCTTGCTATTTTCCCTCCAGCTGCCCCGAAGAGCAGCAAGGTGTCGAGGATTTTTGATGGACAAGAAGCTTCTAAGTATTTCAAGGATTTTTACGCGCCGCCATCCATCGACAGAAACAATAAAGCAACATCTAAAGACTCAATTGAGCCTCATGACTACATGCTGTCTATTTACAAGACCTTCTCCACGGCAGAAAGACTGGGACTCAACGCCAGTTTCTTTCGGTCTTCTAAAGCTGCAAACACTATTGCAAGTTTTGTGGACAGTGGACAAG ATGACCTCCCACTCTCCCCTCTGAGGAGACAGCAGTATCTGTTCGACGTCTCAACGCTCTCCAAAAAGGCGGAGGTGCTGGGAGCTGAGCTCAGGATATACACCAAAGTGTCTGGGAATTTCAGGATATCGGAAACAGAGCCCGTCGACATCCAGCTCCTCTCCTGCCACGACCGGCAGCTGCTCGATTCCAAAACACTCGACTTGCAGGATTCCAAAAGGCCAAAGTGGGAGGTGTTGGACGTGTGGGAAATATTCAAAGAGCAGCAGCACCTGAGCCAGGGGAAGCACTTCTGCCTGGAGCTCAGGGCCATGCTGGACAACCCGGAGAGGGAGCTGGACCTGCAGCTTCTGGGCTTGCACAGGCACGGCAGGCCTCAGCAGAAGAAAGCCATCTTAGTGGTGTTCACCAGGTCTAAGAAGAGGCAGACCCTCTTcagtgagaggagagaggggagagcgTTGCTGGGTCTGGAGAGGAAGGCCAAAGAGAGAGACCCTGGCACCAAAGCCAGCAGGAGACGGAGGACAGCTGCATCCAAAACCCGCCACGGCAAGAGACACGGCAAGAAGTCCAAATCCAGGTGCAGCAAGAAGCCGCTGCACGTCAACTTCCGAGACCTGGGCTGGGACGACTGGATCATCGCCCCGCTGGATTATGAAGCGTACCACTGCGAGGGGGTGTGTGACTTCCCCCTGCGCTCCCACCTGGAGCCCACCAACCACGCCATCATCCAGACTCTGATGAATTCAATGAACCCCAGCAACATGCCGCCCAGCTGCTGCGCCCCGTCCAAACTCAGCCCAATCAGCATCCTCTACATCGACTCAGGAAACAACGTGGTCTACAAACAGTACGAGGACATGGTGGTTGAGTCTTGTGGCTGTAGGTAG